A genome region from Triticum aestivum cultivar Chinese Spring chromosome 2B, IWGSC CS RefSeq v2.1, whole genome shotgun sequence includes the following:
- the LOC123043721 gene encoding pentatricopeptide repeat-containing protein At3g18020, translating to MMAAAPQPEQPDLGGLVDALCASGRSAEAHHRVALLLSSASASRRLDAPTANGLLARLLRARTPLLTLRLVQAAPFVPSLPNYNRLLALLSSAAAPMFLLLAHRLLLRMRVPPSAVSYAALLDGYACAADPRAAQKLLDEMPRWGLAPSSLARTFLVKAFLRSRDVGAAMDLVDNQLWPSMERCHDEDQGLKNAAFANLVQCLCGEGFFHIVFGVAEEMPQRRCLVPDEFAYAQMIDSLCRAGQHHGASRIVYIMGKRGLCPSTLSYNCIVHGLCTSQKPGGRLRAYQLVMEGMRSGYRPREVTYKVLVEELCREKELAKAKDVLELMLQPQCGHEKPDEETRTRLYNMFLGALRAVDNPSEQLSVLVSMLQGDCKPDVITMNTVIHGFCKVGRTQEARKILDDMINGKFCAPDVVTFTTLISGYLDVGEHAEALHVLHTLMPRRRCAPNVVTYNSVLKGLFSLGLVDRAMQVIDEMKSSSIIADSVSHTVVIKGLCDAGQLEKAKAFWDNVVWPSGIHDGYVYSAILRGLCKLGKLEQACDFLYELADSGVCPSVVCYNILIDTACKQGLKKLAYQLVKELRRYGLSPDAVTWRILEKLHLYGNEEQEEEHQVPTFHVDQSSADDKVEPIVSTKNEMPSLSSSSSSEHLDEVCKNNNEAKVEEAGRSLEMTENPSDLTEPAKEQNYLIDNSVVGPTMDKDHTISDDGFNKQYKQPLREPLSEVARRVFGLL from the coding sequence ATGATGGCGGCGGCACCGCAGCCCGAGCAGCCGGACCTGGGCGGACTGGTGGACGCGCTCTGCGCGTCCGGCCGCTCCGCCGAGGCGCACCACCGcgtcgcgctcctcctctcctCCGCATCCGCGTCGCGCCGCCTCGACGCGCCCACCGCCAACGGCCTCCTCGCCCGCCTCCTCCGCGCGCGCACGCCCCTCCTCACGCTCCGCCTCGTCCAGGCCGCCCCGTTTGTGCCCTCCCTCCCCAACTACAACCGCCTCCTCGCCCtgctctcctccgccgccgcgcccatgTTCCTTCTCCTcgcccaccgcctcctcctccgcatgCGCGTGCCTCCGAGCGCCGTCTCCTATGCCGCGCTGCTGGACGGCTACGCGTGCGCCGCTGACCCTCGCGCAGCCCAGaagctgctcgacgaaatgccccgGTGGGGGCTCGCCCCCAGCTCCCTCGCGCGCACCTTCCTCGTCAAGGCCTTCCTCCGCAGCCGCGACGTCGGCGCGGCCATGGACCTCGTCGACAACCAGCTCTGGCCCAGCATGGAGCGCTGCCACGACGAGGACCAGGGGCTCAAGAACGCGGCGTTTGCCAACCTTGTGCAGTGCCTGTGCGGCGAGGGGTTCTTCCACATTGTCTTCGGCGTCGCCGAGGAGATGCCGCAGCGGCGCTGCCTCGTCCCAGACGAGTTTGCCTATGCCCAGATGATCGACTCGCTCTGCCGGGCTGGACAGCACCATGGCGCCTCCAGAATAGTGTACATCATGGGGAAGAGGGGCCTGTGCCCAAGCACCCTGTCCTACAACTGCATTGTTCACGGGCTATGCACCAGCCAGAAGCCCGGGGGACGCTTGAGGGCGTACCAGCTGGTGATGGAAGGTATGCGTTCCGGGTACCGACCGAGAGAGGTAACATACAAGGTACTCGTCGAAGAGCTCTGCCGGGAGAAAGAGcttgccaaggccaaggatgtcCTGGAGCTGATGCTGCAGCCTCAATGTGGGCATGAGAAACCTGATGAGGAGACCAGGACTAGGCTATACAATATGTTCCTTGGGGCACTGCGTGCTGTGGACAACCCAAGCGAGCAGCTCAGTGTGCTTGTGTCCATGTTGCAGGGGGACTGCAAACCAGATGTCATCACTATGAACACTGTCATTCATGGCTTCTGCAAAGTTGGGCGTACCCAGGAGGCTAGAAAGATTTTGGACGACATGATTAATGGGAAATTCTGTGCTCCTGATGTTGTCACCTTCACCACACTCATTTCTGGATACCTGGATGTAGGCGAGCATGCAGAAGCCCTCCATGTGCTGCACACCTTGATGCCCAGGCGCCGGTGCGCCCCTAATGTTGTCACTTACAATTCTGTCCTCAAGGGATTGTTCTCCCTTGGGCTAGTTGACAGAGCAATGCAGGTCATCGATGAAATGAAATCAAGTAGCATCATTGCCGACTCTGTGAGTCACACTGTGGTGATCAAAGGGTTGTGCGATGCGGGGCAACTTGAGAAAGCAAAGGCATTCTGGGACAATGTGGTCTGGCCATCAGGGATACATGATGGTTATGTGTACAGTGCAATCTTGAGAGGCCTCTGCAAACTGGGGAAACTGGAGCAGGCATGCGATTTCCTGTATGAGTTGGCGGACTCTGGGGTTTGTCCCAGTGTTGTCTGCTACAACATACTCATTGACACTGCCTGCAAGCAGGGATTGAAGAAGTTGGCCTATCAATTGGTGAAGGAGTTGAGAAGGTATGGCCTTTCACCGGATGCTGTGACTTGGAGGATTCTTGAGAAATTGCACCTTTATGGCAATGAAGAACAAGAGGAGGAGCACCAGGTCCCCACTTTTCATGTCGATCAAAGTTCTGCAGATGACAAAGTAGAGCCTATCGTCTCGACAAAAAATGAGATGCcttcattgtcatcgtcatcatcgtcagaACATTTGGATGAAGTATGCAAGAATAACAACGAAGCTAAGGTTGAAGAAGCTGGAAGGTCACTAGAAATGACTGAGAACCCATCAGATCTTACTGAGCCAGCGAAAGAGCAGAACTATCTGATAGACAATTCAGTGGTTGGACCAACAATGGACAAGGATCATACAATCAGTGATGATGGCTTCAACAAGCAGTATAAGCAACCTCTAAGAGAACCACTTTCCGAAGTAGCCAGAAGGGTTTTTGGCTTGCTCTAG
- the LOC123043722 gene encoding uncharacterized protein, with product MRMQIWGAGRMSKRNHRNLAGSLRCCGRDHPLLKRGHDGEWRDWPNLPTMLLDDIAGRLLLYDVAEYIRLRAACKEWRNCTDDPRAGGGLDCRFRPRRWIMLSNRTEGDGRCFLNLSTGASACIDLPELSRHHLETSTEGLLLLRGKASHAVRLFNPLTRAFTNLPSITPDHGRAYIVWTGLLESSERLIYAGISEETSPASVVLLMIDRGRAIVYAKPGDQRWAVVEHDEIGRPNSYASYRLSSASTLQGRFYFATLEGNVMHVRLCPEPRLVPVVVNQPKTRGDVSSYLVPPDDHRCGDMLMVRYYLDLDHLSADERKIMTHRRKRMDVIRVENRLKECRWNLIQVFKVDVA from the exons ATGAGGATGCAGATCTGGGGGGCAGGTCGCATGAGCAAGCGAAACCATCGTAACCTTGCTGGTTCCTTGCGATGTTGTGGCAGAGATCATCCTTTGCTTAAACGCGGCCACGATGGGGAATG GCGAGATTGGCCGAACCTGCCGACGATGCTCCTTGACGATATCGCCGGTCGGCTTCTGCTTTACGACGTGGCCGAGTACATCCGCCTCCGTGCTGCGTGCAAGGAGTGGAGGAACTGCACCGATGATCCGCGCGCGGGAGGCGGCCTGGACTGCCGCTTCCGCCCCCGCCGCTGGATCATGCTGTCCAACCGCACCGAGGGCGACGGCCGTTGCTTTCTCAACCTCTCCACCGGTGCCAGCGCATGTATAGATCTCCCGGAGCTCTCCCGCCACCACCTTGAGACCAGCACCGAGGGCCTCCTGCTCTTGCGCGGCAAGGCGAGCCATGCTGTGCGCCTCTTCAACCCACTCACCAGGGCCTTCACCAACCTCCCGTCCATCACCCCAGACCATGGCAGGGCGTACATTGTCTGGACGGGGCTGTTGGAGTCCTCAGAGCGCCTCATCTACGCCGGCATCTCTGAAGAGACCTCCCCAGCGTCGGTCGTGCTCCTGATGATTGACCGTGGGCGTGCCATAGTCTACGCCAAGCCTGGCGACCAGCGGTGGGCTGTGGTTGAGCATGACGAGATTGGGAGACCCAATAGCTACGCATCATATCGGTTATCGTCGGCATCAACCCTGCAGGGGCGCTTCTACTTTGCAACTCTTGAGGGGAATGTAATGCATGTGAGGCTCTGTCCTGAGCCTCGGTTGGTGCCCGTGGTCGTGAACCAGCCCAAAACCAGGGGCGACGTGTCCTCCTACCTTGTCCCTCCCGACGACCACCGCTGCGGCGACATGCTCATGGTGCGCTACTACCTCGACCTTGATCACCTCAGCGCTGACGAGCGGAAAATCATGACACACAGGAGGAAGCGCATGGATGTGATCAGGGTGGAGAACAGGTTGAAGGAGTGCCGGTGGAACCTGATCCAGGTGTTCAAGGTGGATGTGGCCTGA